One Oncorhynchus keta strain PuntledgeMale-10-30-2019 chromosome 22, Oket_V2, whole genome shotgun sequence DNA window includes the following coding sequences:
- the LOC127910680 gene encoding uncharacterized protein LOC127910680 yields MCITALHIICLTLMISVVFPRTLTSLSDVQKKTTNSETLQVLLGVSEDTLVTCVQDSLQGSLSKLACMSNSPSGSAGSMMLTPAVMAELAKDVKSALSVVVKSASASQTSLVTPVRGDSQTKVTESMVREQAAKLEKVDQESKSLTGQVMTTISDTMVAFVDENEQNLLEDLKDKITFLASHVGFIEDLDALIRKYESSYNISESGSSCTLTSKSIQKLSSREFQTSAIQAVSGVLDKKVSSLSFPSSVVQSELTGAVSGQTLSGIVKTESIHPVGSAASVVVKTFVSDMKSLAESEESPQQKSAWSAAVHIYHSIQNNLKDYFGKLQRCALKSIVTSDDNITNAEFKETVPLPCLNMKYRPSKSEPQLPESTGAVTLQRGLSESSKLLWAKTESEESKLLLTTCTKEVISELLVLYNTEMSKEDPLYTVGEKGSGFSFEREKFVEGVLAQLGDISHSRSSSPIVCEFPCQIEDSRSKATASLTSLLDCIRKLSSEEFKRNATQAVSEFLVKKSTSSLTSAQPAYSVASRSCSIQNQYTWSKDICADSAAFGIIETFVEDLQSSAQPAEVEEREPDLQENAQKLQSRIWSATTSLYNNIKKTLKDFIIHQRRSDMLSRMSSHTPTEDSGHLGTKEHICLASQDLRQASKSVPHLPSLNLEVALHRGVSKSSKLLWTETDECLLTSSTKEVISTILTSCEDQASNAPYFSTVGKKISDMSLEVNMLVGGVLSQLKDISLSRSPTPCEDMFERLQGSPERTSPVSLDCSTAASKGIASSHSLSTKSLQKLSSHEFQTKAEKGVSEVLSRSFNIVEEGTTDKYLQSVSTSTTSTDIIQTMVKDQQELPQTTQSSDMVSGTSLLTTGQVSEKRIRSVARNIYYSLQSKITEFLRKDLQRSDTTLGSIQIFTYQSSPASQRASLGHLEVNQSSVTPGGNDACVDIPHKLLSKTTELSGSMLEDIDTIRCRSADSQNTRNTSSSRSSISLTPTSKLRQSKWHFALPGTPIPTEFPAQIDFPIVRNTIIEDFFHTEDLLPVTFVDKVRQAAGVVVDIMVESVENTQEDGQGASHLDDLRSAVRKLRKIISTWTIHIFSHELVDKVIALQDSHSTPQVLTLEAAKSASDSILSRLKWGKEQCAISKELSSQLLQIFAEETVKCFLRQWSDEYENINFDVSVQNDPKTSTCMVILQMITKATAKCYFESATSVATSDIVEGVFDLERDTISSTGEQVLTFNTKGSKKVSKNLCPQESLEYQPQNISPTVYFTETMTTSHGSFSPEGIYDIASSFPLEEKSRKPSLFTRLSRSITKGFLSPFKSSRKTKLFK; encoded by the exons atgTGCATCACAGCCTTACATATTATTTGTTTGACTTTGATGATTTCTGTTGTTTTCCCAaggactctaacctctctgtctgatGTGCAGAAGAAAACAACCAACTCTGAGACGCTACAAGTCCTCTTAGGTGTCTCAGAGGACACCCTCGTCACCTGTGTGCAGGACAGCCTGCAAGGTTCTCTCTCCAAACTTGCATGCATGTCCAATTCTCCATCTGGAAGTGCAGGCTCTATGATGCTAACCCCTGCTGTAATGGCAGAGTTGGCTAAAGATGTCAAGTCGGCCTTATCAGTGGTCGTTAAGAGTGCCTCCGCTAGCCAAACCTCTCTAGTGACACCGGTAAGGGGAGACTCACAGACCAAGGTGACTGAGAGCATGGTGAGAGAGCAGGCTGCTAAACTTGAAAAAGTTGACCAAGAGAGCAAGAGTCTAACAGGGCAAGTCATGACCACCATCTCTGACACAATGGTGGCTTTTGTTGATGAGAACGAACAGAATTTGCTGGAAGATCTGAAGGACAAGATCACATTTTTGGCATCGCATGTTGGCTTCATTGAGGATCTTGATGCCCTGATAAGGAAATACGAGAGCAGCTACAATATTAGTGAATCTGGTTCCTCCTGCACGCTCACATCTAAGAGCATCCAAAAACTCTCCAGCCGGGAGTTTCAAACATCAGCAATACAAGCAGTGAGTGGAGTTCTTGACAAAAAAGTCAGTAGTTTGAGCTTTCCTAGTTCAGTCGTTCAGTCTGAGTTAACAGGTGCTGTATCAGGTCAAACATTGTCTGGCATTGTAAAGACAGAGTCAATTCACCCAGTGGGCTCAGCAGCGTCAGTAGTTGTTAAGACTTTCGTGTCAGATATGAAGTCCTTGGCTGAATCTGAAGAGAGTCCCCAACAGAAGAGTGCCTGGTCTGCTGCTGTTCACATTTACCACAGCATCCAAAACAACTTGAAAGATTATTTCGGCAAGCTTCAGCGATGTGCCTTAAAGAGCATTGTCACATCTGATGATAACATCACAAATGCTGAGTTTAAGGAGACAGTTCCACTTCCTTGCTTAAACATGAAATATAGGCCCAGTAAGAGTGAGCCTCAGTTGCCAGAGTCCACTGGTGCAGTTACTTTACAAAGAGGCCTAAGTGAGAGCTCAAAACTTCTTTGGGCAAAAACTGAGTCAGAAGAAAGCAAGCTCCTTCTGACAACTTGCACCAAAGAAGTCATCTCAGAGCTTCTGGTCTTGTACAACACTGAGATGTCAAAGGAGGACCCCCTGTACACTGTTGGAGAAAAAGGATCAGGCTTCTCTTTTGAGAGAGAGAAATTTGTAGAGGGTGTTCTGGCTCAGCTTGGGGATATCTCCCATTCCAGGTCCTCATCACCAATAGTATGTGAGTTCCCCTGTCAAATTGAGGACAGCAGAAGTAAGGCCACAGCTTCTTTGACCAGTCTGTTAGATTGTATTAGAAAACTCTCAAGTGAGGAATTTAAGAGAAATGCCACTCAAGCAGTGAGTGAGTTCCTAGTTAAAAAGTCCACCAGTAGCTTAACTAGTGCACAGCCTGCTTATTCTGTAGCATCCAGGTCTTGTTCCATTCAAAACCAGTACACATGGTCAAAGGATATTTGTGCGGATTCTGCTGCCTTTGGCATCATTGAAACATTTGTGGAAGACCTGCAGAGCTCGGCGCAACCTGCAGAAGTAGAGGAAAGAGAACCTGACCTCCAGGAAAATGCACAAAAGCTACAGAGCAGGATCTGGTCTGCTACCACTAGTTTATATAACAATATTAAGAAGACATTAAAGGACTTCATCATTCACCAGCGGAGGTCAGACATGCTGAGCAGAATGTCTAGTCATACacccacagaggactctggacaTCTTGGGACTAAGGAGCACATTTGTTTGGCAAGCCAGGACTTGAGGCAAGCTAGTAAGAGTGTGCCTCACTTGCCCAGTTTGAACCTTGAAGTGGCTCTACACAGGGGTGTCAGCAAGAGTTCAAAACTTCTCTGGACTGAAACAGACGAGTGTCTACTGACCAGTAGTACCAAAGAGGTCATTTCAACAATCTTGACCTCATGCGAGGATCAGGCATCAAATGCACCTTACTTCTCCACAGTAGGAAAGAAAATATCAGATATGTCCCTTGAGGTCAACATGTTGGTAGGTGGTGTTCTGTCTCAGCTGAAAGACATCTCCTTGTCAAGGTCCCCAACACCATGTGAAGACATGTTTGAACGTCTCCAAGGTTCTCCTGAGCGAACCTCTCCAGTAAGTCTAGATTGCAGCACGGCTGCCTCCAAAGGCATTGCATCTTCCCACAGTCTTTCAACAAAGAGCCTCCAAAAACTCTCTAGTCATGAGTTCCAAACCAAAGCTGAGAAAGGAGTGAGTGAGGTCCTCTCTAGATCATTTAACATTGTGGAGGAAGGCACAACAGATAAGTACCTCCAGTCTGTATCTACATCCACCACATCTACTGATATTATACAAACCATGGTGAAAGATCAGCAGGAGCTCCCCCAGACCACCCAATCATCTGACATGGTATCTGGAACCTCCCTGCTCACCACTGGACAGGTTTCTGAGAAAAGGATCCGGTCTGTTGCTCGTAACATCTACTACAGTCTGCAAAGTAAGATTACGGAGTTTCTCAGAAAAGATCTTCAAAGATCAGACACAACACTTGGTTCAATCCAAATCTTTACATATCAAAGCAGTCCTGCATCACAAAGAGCAAGTCTCGGCCATCTTGAGGTCAACCAGAGCAGTGTTACACCTGGTGGAAACGATGCCTGTGTGGACATTCCGCACAAATTACTATCTAAAACCACTGAGCTCTCGGGATCCATGCTGGAGGATATTGACACGATCCGTTGTAGGAGTGCTGACAGCCAAAATACAAGAAATACCTCTTCTTCacgctcctccatctctctaacaCCTACTTCAAAATTAAGGCAGTCGAAATGGCACTTTGCCTTACCCGGGACTCCCATCCCCACTGAGTTTCCTGCTCAGATTGACTTTCCCATTGTTAGAAACACAATCATTGAGGACTTCTTTCACACAGAGGACTTACTTCCTGTAACCTTTGTGGACAAAGTCAGGCAAGCTGCTGGGGTGGTAGTGGACATTATGGTGGAAAGTGTTGAGAACACACAGGAAGATGGACAGGGTGCTTCTCATCTTGACGACCTCCGATCTGCTGTTAGGAAATTGAGAAAAATCATTTCCACTTGGACCATCCACATTTTCAGTCATGAATTGGTGGATAAAGTGATAGCCCTTCAGGACAGCCACAGCACTCCACAGGTCTTAACATTGGAAGCAGCCAAAAGTGCTTCAGACTCCATTCTTTCAAGGCTGAAATGGGGAAAGGAACAATGTGCCATATCCAAGGAGCTCTCCTCTCAGCTTCTCCAGATATTTGCTGAAGAGACAGTGAAGTGCTTCCTGAGACAGTGGTCAGATGAGTATGAAAACATAAACTTTGATGTTTCAGTCCAGAACGATCCAAAGACTTCTACTTGCATGGTCATTCTTCAAATGATCACCAAAGCCACTGCTAAATGTTATTTTGAGTCCGCTACCAGCGTGGCCACCAGTGACATTGTAGAAGGCGTGTTTGATTTGGAAAGGGATACCATCAGCAGTACTGGAGAGCAGGTCCTCACCTTTAACACAAAG GGTTCCAAGAAAGTTAGTAAGAACCTCTGTCCTCAAGAGTCTCTGGagtaccagcctcagaacatttcCCCTACTGTGTACTTTACAG AGACGATGACAACATCTCATGGCTCCTTTTCTCCAGAGGGAATTTATGATATCGCATCGTCCTTCCCACTTGAAGAGAAGAGTCGCAAACCCTCCCTTTTCACCAGATTGTCTAGATCCATCACGAAAGGCTTTCTCAGCCCATTCAAATCTTCAAGGAAAACCAAATTATTTAAATAA